CCCAGAAGTATCGAACGACGAGCGCCCAATTCAATATGGCATGCCATTGTGGCGAGATATGTTTTCGGCTCGTCAGCTTCTCGGACATGGAATGGCGGTCGAAATTTTTCGTGACTTGGTTAATGAGGAGGAACAAAAAGGACTAAGCGAAATCTCTCGGGCGTCTTTAGTCTATGTCGCGCTCACCATAGACAAGATGCTCAATTATAATTCGCGGATGTCGGTTTGGATGTCGACGCGAGAGGTAGTTGCGAACACTTTTAATCGGCACGATTTCGCCTTTTGTTGGTCACATGCTGAGATTGTGCCTCTTATCGAGGGGCTCGGCTATGATTGGGCGATCGAGCAAACTGCCAAATGCATCGATGAACTCAGAAAGCTCATCGAAGGGCAAGATGAGGCGAGGGGTGGGGGGCTATTCGATACCTTGGAGACACACAAGCGACCCGAGATAACGATCACCTGCAAGTCTGGAGATTCGCTGGATCACATCGCCGACAGCTCCGTAGATGCAGTCGTGATGGACCCGCCCTATTACGATAACGTCATGTACGCGGAGCTGTCGGACTTTTTCTATGTCTGGCTGAAGCGCACCGCCGGACTCGTCGTGCCGGAGCTTTTCACGAGACGCTTAACCGACAAGGACGGGGAGGCCGTCGCCAATCCAGCCAAGTTCTCGGGTCAAAAAGGAGCCAAGGCTCTCGCGGGACGTGACTATCGCGATCGCATGCAGCGCATTTTCGAGGAGTGCCGTCGTGTCCTGAAGCCCGACGGCATCATGACGCTCATGTTCACGCACAAGGCCTCCGGAGCATGGGATGCCCTCACCAAAGGACTGATTGAGGCCGGCTTCACGATCACGGCCTCTTGGCCGATCAATACGGAGGCCGAGGGATCCCTCCATATCAAGGACAAGGCGGCGGCCAATTCGACGATCTTCCTCGTCTGCCGCCCTCGCGTTTCGGCTCAATCGGTGGAGCCCGCTTATTGGGAGGATGTCGAGCCGCTCGTCGCCAAGGCGGTGCGCGCTCGGGTCGAGGAATTTCAGAAGGCCGGCATTGGCGGAGTCGATCTCTATCTCGCGAGTTTCGGTCCCGCGCTCGAGGAGTTCTCCAAGCATTGGCCATTGAAGCGCGGAACCCCTCGTCCGGAACCGCAATCGAAGAGGCGGCGAGCCCAGTCCGAGTTGTTCGAGGAGGAGTTCGATCCCTACGCCGTCAGTCCGGAGGACGCACTCGAGGCGGCGCGGCGCGAGGTCAAGACGTGGCGGCTGAACAAGCTGACCCACCTGCGCGGCAAAGCCGATCTCGATCCCGTCACCTCGTGGTTCGTGCTCGCTTGGGACGCGTTCAAGGCTCCTGTTTTCGCCTATGATGAAGCCCTGCGCTTGGCGCGCGCCGTCGGCGCCGATCTCGATCGCGACATTGTCGGGAAGCTCTGCGAAAAGAAGGGCTCGGACTTGAAGCTTTGGGACAGCGCGGCGCGTTCGGCGAAGGGAACCCTCGGCTCCGCCGATGGCTCACGCGCGATGATCGACGCCATTCATCACATCGCCCAGCGCGCGCGGACCCGCACGATCGACAATGCGCGCGATCTGCTCGAAGAGCAGCATCTCCTCGATGAGCCGGCCTTCCTGAGCGCCCTGGAAGCTGTCTTGGAGGTGCTGCCGGCGTCCAAGACCTTCACCAAAGTCAATTCGACGAGCGAGGAAACGGAGCCGGCGGCAAACGACTTCGAGGTGTTGGAAAAGCTTCGCCGTCTCGCCTTGAGCGACAAGATCGACCAGCCCGAGCAGCTTCGGCAGCTCGAGCTCGAACTCGAAGAGGAGGCCGCGTGACGCTCCTTCGGGATCACGCTTGGAAGCTCAAATACACTCCGGACGATGGAAACCTCGCCCGGCAGTTCTACGTCCCTGCGCTGAATTCGGCGACGCGCTACGATCGCAAGACCGGCTATTTCACGGCACCGGCCCTCGCCTTGGCCGCGAGGGGGATCGAGAACATCGTGCTCAACGGCGGCAGGATGCGGCTGCTAGTCGGCTGCACCTTAGGGGAGGCCGAGGTGCAGGCCATCGAGCGGGGCGAGTCGCTGCGCGAGACGGTCGAACGCCGGCTGCTGGCGATGCCGGAATGGTCGGCGGACCCCGCCCAGATCGACGCCTTGGAATTGCTCGCTTGGATGATCGCCAATGATCATCTCGCTGTTCGTCTCTCGATCCCTTGCGATCTCGACCGGCGTCCTATCGCGCAGGACGTCATATTCCACGAAAAGTCCGGCGTCATCGAAGACAAGACCGGAGATCGGATCGCGTTCGCCGGCAGTATCAACGAAACGCTGCAAGGCTGGATGCGGAACTGGGAGAGCTTTTCGGTCTTCACGTCATGGCGGGATTTGGAGAGGGTCGAGATCGAGGAGGAGAATTTCGCCAAGGTCTGGGCCAACCGGGCACAGACGCTCCTGACGATCGACGTTCCCTCTGCGGTCAAGGATCGACTTCTCCAATTCCTGCCGGACCCCGAGAGATTGCCCAGCCGACTCGAGGGAAACGACGGGGTGCTCGCAGGAGCAGGGCAACGCAGTCCGGCGGCTCCTATCGAGCCTTCGACGAATAGCCCGGCTGTCGACGCTGCGGTCACGGAAAGCGACCGCCAAGCGGTTTGGGAGAGGATTGCCAAAGCGGCGACGCTGCCCAATGGCGGCGAGCGGGTCGGCGAGGCGACGTCCGCCATCGTACCCTGGCCGCATCAGATTCGCGCCTTCGATCGCATGTATCGCCATTGGCCGCCGAAGCTGCTCATCGCGGACGAGGTCGGCTTGGGGAAGACCATCGAGACCGGTCTGCTCCTTCGTCAGGCATGGCTGGCGGGTCGCGCGAAGCGCATCCTAGTTCTGGCGCCGAAGTCGGTGTGCAAGCAGTGGCAGATCGAGCTCCGGGAAAAATTTAACCTGAATTGGCCGATCTACGACGGCCAGACGCTCGCTTGGTGTCCGTCTCCGGCGCGACGGCACAACGTCGAGCGCGAGGTGGGACGGGACGAATGGCACAAGGAGCCGTTTGTCATCATGTCCAGCCATTTGGCGCGCCGGCGGGACAGGCAGTCCGAGCTTCTTTCCGCGGAAAAATGGGATCTGGTCATTGTCGATGAGGCGCACCATGCCCGGCGCCGCGCGGCGGGAACCGGGCAGGACAACCGGCCCAACGCCCTTCTGCGGCTGCTGCGCGGATTGAAGGACAACACGGAGGGGCTGGTCCTGCTCACCGCGACGCCGATGCAGGTCCACCCCGTCGAGCTTTGGGACCTTCTCTCGCTTCTCGGCATGCCCGCAGCGTGGACCGAAACGGCCTTCGTCCGGTTCTTCGAGGAGGTCCGCCAAGATGCTATGCCGAACGAGCGTCTCGAATGGCTCGCGGCGCTGTTTCGGGCGTATGAGATCTATTACGGCCAGACCAGTTCCGAGGACGCCGCCCGGTTCACTGGGCTGGGCAAGATCAAATTGCGAAGGGTCCTCGAGGCGTTGCGCGACCAGGCTTCGACGCCGCGGCGCCAATTGTCGCCCGAAGAGCGACGGGGCGCCGCCAAGCTGATGGCCCGCTCGTCGCCGGTGCGGGCCCTCGTCTCCCGACACACGCGAGAGCTGCTCCGTCGCTATCACAAGGCCGGCCTGATCGACACGTCGGTCGCGACCCGGCGGGTCGCCGACAGCTTCATCGATCTATCCCCCGACGAGCAGACCCTCTACCGGCGTGTCGAGGACTACATATCCGAGACCTACAACAAGGCGTCGCCGGACGAGAAGAACTCCGTGGGTTTCGTCATGACGATCTATCGCCGGCGGCTCGCCTCCAGCTTCCACGCATTGAGGACCACATTGGAAGCGCGTCGGACCGGCGTCTCGGGTTCCCTTGCGAACATCGACGATGTTCGAGTCGACGAGGATGTCGCGGACTATGTGGAAGCCGGTGACGAGGACGCGACCGAAAAACTCACGGAGGCCGAACGCAGGGTGCTGGCGGCGGAGGAGGTCGACACGATCGACGCGATCGTCGGGGCCATCGCGAGATTGCCGACGGACACCAAGGCCCGTCAGCTGGTCGACGAGATCCGTGATCTCGAGGCTGCCGGCTACCGTCAGGTCATCGTGTTCACGCAGTACACCGACACGATGGATTATCTGCGGGACCACCTGTTTGACGCGACCGGGAAGGTCGTGATGTGCTTCTCGGGCCGCGGCGGCGAGATCCGGGCTCATGACGGGGGCTGGAAGCAGATATCGCGTGAAGAGGTCAAGGCGCGCTTCAAGAAGGGGGCCGCCGACGTTCTCGTCTGCACCGATGCCGCGGCGGAGGGCCTGAACTTCCAGTTCTGCGGCGCGCTGATCAACTACGACATGCCGTGGAACCCGATGCGCGTCGAGCAGAGAATCGGCCGCATCGACCGCCTCGGTCAGAGCTTCGCCGACATCCGCATCACCAATCTGCACTACCGCGACACCGTCGAAGCCGACGTCTATCAGGCGCTTCAACAGCGCATTTCAGTGTTCACGAATGTCGTCGGAGGGCTCCAGCCGATCCTCAGTCGGATTCCGGAACTGATCGCGGACGCCGTGCTGTCGAGAGCCGGCGACGAGTCCGAAAAAAGCGCGGAGGCGGTGCGGGCTTTGGAGGGCGCGATCGAGGAAGGCCGAGCGACCGCAATCGACCTCGATGAGTTCGCGGACTTCGACTTGACCATGCCTAAACGTCCGGACCCTGCGCTGACGTTGGCGGACTTGCGAGAAATTCTGAGCAAGCCGCGCCTAATGCCGCCAGGCAGGGAAGCGAAGCCTTTGGACGGCTCGGACTTCCGCTACGAAGACGGCGATCTGCCGGAACCCATTCGAGTGACAGTCGACCCCGCGTTCTTTGAAGAGCATTCCGACAGCGTGGAATTCTGGACGCCGGGCAGTCCGGCATTCCCGCCGTTGGGGAGGTTCAATTGAGCAGGAATCTGCAACAGGTATCTACGCCAAACTTCCTGATATAAACGCGGAAAGTTATCGCTGGCGGACTAGGAGCGCGCATGGCCGCAGCTTGCGGATTTTGCCTCAAACTTCCGATGTTCGATTGGAAGACGTATGTATGCGTACAAGGTCACGTGCATGACCTTCCGACAAAAGAATTTTAGATGTCGAATCGAAGTCCTGCAAAGTGTTCAAGGGATTGTGTGGGTCGATCCATCGCAGGTCATTTACCGAGAGAGCGGCCCTTGTCGGCCTGAAACTAGGGGGGCACTTATAGCTGAGCACCATATGCAAGATCGCCGGCGTGTTCGCGGCGCGCGCACTCTTGA
The sequence above is a segment of the Methylosinus trichosporium OB3b genome. Coding sequences within it:
- a CDS encoding DUF1156 domain-containing protein, with amino-acid sequence MSDVRLIERWLPIAALGEESVRERRSMTALPPTYYLHVWWARRPLVASRAAILAALLPADADREKFMHALGILGDPIASRRRIDAAKRKGERFEGDAYSYPRAFNHVPTDEDRAFIASHTATESAVPKVLDPTAGGGSIPFEAFRLGLSSHANDLNPVAALIERATIEYPARFGDALKSEFERLARKFVERRESRLSPFFPSEPDSNAIPTNFIWARTIRCPHCDGLVPLSPNWRLAPDGTGVRLTPQIGMGPGSSGRVCDFEIVAKVADQSKGTVSDGDAICPFADCNRVVTGEEIKRQAQAGEMGEQLFCIVFKCRVETRTKTGKRGRDKWVRGYRAPRPEDDVSELVKAELDKRLAEWEALDVIPNEKYPEVSNDERPIQYGMPLWRDMFSARQLLGHGMAVEIFRDLVNEEEQKGLSEISRASLVYVALTIDKMLNYNSRMSVWMSTREVVANTFNRHDFAFCWSHAEIVPLIEGLGYDWAIEQTAKCIDELRKLIEGQDEARGGGLFDTLETHKRPEITITCKSGDSLDHIADSSVDAVVMDPPYYDNVMYAELSDFFYVWLKRTAGLVVPELFTRRLTDKDGEAVANPAKFSGQKGAKALAGRDYRDRMQRIFEECRRVLKPDGIMTLMFTHKASGAWDALTKGLIEAGFTITASWPINTEAEGSLHIKDKAAANSTIFLVCRPRVSAQSVEPAYWEDVEPLVAKAVRARVEEFQKAGIGGVDLYLASFGPALEEFSKHWPLKRGTPRPEPQSKRRRAQSELFEEEFDPYAVSPEDALEAARREVKTWRLNKLTHLRGKADLDPVTSWFVLAWDAFKAPVFAYDEALRLARAVGADLDRDIVGKLCEKKGSDLKLWDSAARSAKGTLGSADGSRAMIDAIHHIAQRARTRTIDNARDLLEEQHLLDEPAFLSALEAVLEVLPASKTFTKVNSTSEETEPAANDFEVLEKLRRLALSDKIDQPEQLRQLELELEEEAA
- a CDS encoding DEAD/DEAH box helicase, whose amino-acid sequence is MTLLRDHAWKLKYTPDDGNLARQFYVPALNSATRYDRKTGYFTAPALALAARGIENIVLNGGRMRLLVGCTLGEAEVQAIERGESLRETVERRLLAMPEWSADPAQIDALELLAWMIANDHLAVRLSIPCDLDRRPIAQDVIFHEKSGVIEDKTGDRIAFAGSINETLQGWMRNWESFSVFTSWRDLERVEIEEENFAKVWANRAQTLLTIDVPSAVKDRLLQFLPDPERLPSRLEGNDGVLAGAGQRSPAAPIEPSTNSPAVDAAVTESDRQAVWERIAKAATLPNGGERVGEATSAIVPWPHQIRAFDRMYRHWPPKLLIADEVGLGKTIETGLLLRQAWLAGRAKRILVLAPKSVCKQWQIELREKFNLNWPIYDGQTLAWCPSPARRHNVEREVGRDEWHKEPFVIMSSHLARRRDRQSELLSAEKWDLVIVDEAHHARRRAAGTGQDNRPNALLRLLRGLKDNTEGLVLLTATPMQVHPVELWDLLSLLGMPAAWTETAFVRFFEEVRQDAMPNERLEWLAALFRAYEIYYGQTSSEDAARFTGLGKIKLRRVLEALRDQASTPRRQLSPEERRGAAKLMARSSPVRALVSRHTRELLRRYHKAGLIDTSVATRRVADSFIDLSPDEQTLYRRVEDYISETYNKASPDEKNSVGFVMTIYRRRLASSFHALRTTLEARRTGVSGSLANIDDVRVDEDVADYVEAGDEDATEKLTEAERRVLAAEEVDTIDAIVGAIARLPTDTKARQLVDEIRDLEAAGYRQVIVFTQYTDTMDYLRDHLFDATGKVVMCFSGRGGEIRAHDGGWKQISREEVKARFKKGAADVLVCTDAAAEGLNFQFCGALINYDMPWNPMRVEQRIGRIDRLGQSFADIRITNLHYRDTVEADVYQALQQRISVFTNVVGGLQPILSRIPELIADAVLSRAGDESEKSAEAVRALEGAIEEGRATAIDLDEFADFDLTMPKRPDPALTLADLREILSKPRLMPPGREAKPLDGSDFRYEDGDLPEPIRVTVDPAFFEEHSDSVEFWTPGSPAFPPLGRFN